The window gaaaaagaaaaaagaagaagaaaacgaaCCGAACAAAAAAGacgttagaaaaaaaacagtgTAAAGGTTAGGGAATTGagaggtaaaaaaaaagtggaaggGGGTGGGTAAGAAGGAGAAGGATGCCGCGTTCCATGCGCGTCTTGTAGttctctctatctctatctctctGCTGTGTAAAACTTTGGaagctctctctctccctcaaAACTCTTTTAACTCCTCCCTCTATTTATCCGTACCACCCcccacttcttcttcttcttcttcttcttcatactTCAATACTACTCTCTCTTCTCAACCTCCTAATTTGCTTCAACACCCTAaaccaaccattttttttttccattttctcctTCATTTCTGGTCAATCTGGAAGACCTAATCCGCAAAAGGTACacttttccctttcccttttctttttcttttttacaatagAATAGAATCATGTGGGTGTTCTTCTTCTGGTTTcgtttttgtgtttttggatTTCAGATTTCGAAATGAGATCTGTTTTCTGTGTTGTGCTAATTATGGTATATGGTTTGGGTGTTTTTTCTTATGTGGGTCTCTTCTGctgtttttgtttgtgtgaTTAGGTTTTTTTATCTCCCAGAATTCAACTTTTGTGAAGCTTCTAAGGAGAAGCTGCTTCGTTTACAACTCTGGCCGACATCGTAGTCATATCCTCTCCATCTTCCTCTACACTTGGCCCTTTTCAGGGATTTTCTGGTTCATGGGCGTCCTTCCATTGCACTTTGTTGTTGGTTCGTCGTCTTCCAATCGATTACGGCTAATCTCAATCCCTTCCACaatctcttaaaaaaaaattccaaaattgtTTCGATCAATCAAAATCATTAGCGATGTGAGCATTCCTTCCAATTTAACAAGGAGAAGTGTTGAAACGGCCAGGTCGAGAGGATAGTACCAACGTAGAGCTCTTCATTCCGATCTTTTGAGgaatttctttatattatatttctaaaattgtatCTAATGGCGAAATTCAATTGCTTCTCTGGCCGGacagggaagaagaagaaaaccaaggTATGTCTTCTTTCATTATTCTCGTATCTTAGTTAGTTGTTGAGTTTCTTGGGGTTGCTGTATAGATTGCGTATATCCTCTTAATTGCAGAGTGATTTGGAATCGCAAAAACCTGCTGAATTGAATTACTTGAAGAAAACTTTGCAAGTCAGCATCCATCATTCTGAGGAGCCTTTTCAAGTTGGAGAAGGGAAATCGTCTACTCTAGACGTTGCAATTCTGTACCCATCTGAGAATAATTCGAAGCTGGATGTTAAGGTGACGAACCATGAGAGCCCTACAGTAGGAGGAGCAGTAGAAGCTGAATATGAAGGGGAGGATGAGCGCGACGACAACTCTATCAAGCGTAATCCTTCCGACTTTGATCTCCCTGCGCAAGACAACTGTGGAGAAGAATTTGAGTTTCAATTATTGGGAAACCATTTTGATAAGATCACTATTGAAGGTGAAGGTGGTGAAGGAATAGGAGTAGAAGGAGAAGGGGTTGATGCGTCGATCCAAAATGGGCATCTTAGTGATCCTGGAATTGGTAAGGCAGTATGTTGGGCATCGCCTAAACTTAAACGCTCCTGCTCTAATCTTGAAACTAGGGATGTGCTTAGAGATTTATCTCATCAGTTGCCTCCTCCAAAGTCTCAGTCTTTCGAAAAATTGCAAGAATTGGCGAACGAAATGAGGGACTATGTCGATCCAGGCAGTCCAGGGTCTACTATGACCCATCGCAGTGCTGATAAAGTCATGTTGAAGAAGCGTTCTTCAAGCCAGATTCTTCCTTCAAGAAGTAGAAGGTTGTGGTGGAAGTTGTTCCTGTGGAGCCATCGAAACCTGCAAAAGCCGTGGACTATCAAGGCTACTCCCACCAGCTCTGCTTTCAACCAGCAAGGTGGGTATTGCTCTGACAATCTTGAGCCGAACAGAGCAGCCGGGAAAAGTATGATTGAATCACCTGGATCATTTACTGAGGAATCCTGGACCAACGGCCCGTGTAACAACAAAAGCGATGATCAGGATCAAGAGAAATTGTGCAATGGAGTCTCTGGTTTGTGGCCACAAAATCAGTGGGTTGCGTTTTCAGCAGAATCATCTTCGCTTAGAAGAGTGGATGAGTGGGTGAAGGATCTTCAAATCGAACCATGTATTACAATCGACGAGGTTGGAGGTGACAATGATGAAGCTACCGTCTTCCCACCCTCTCCTGAGAGAACTTCAACTCACACACCCCGACGTGGGGAAACCAATCTGACAGAAGAGATTTTGTATGCCAATAGTGTCATCCAGTCATTGAATTCTTCGTCAACCGTGGCTCACATCTCTGGTATTGGCTTAAGAGCCATACCCACAATCTCACACCTATCCGGTCTTAGATCAGTCAATTTGTCCGGCAACCTCATACGTAACTATTCCTTTTTATATCATTCCGTCACGCTTTTCTCGTTGCttggttttaattatttttcttggcACTGACATGGCTGGTTGGTATTCCAGTTCACATTAACCCTGGATCACTGCCCAAGGGACTGCACACTCTCAATTTGTCCAGGAACAAGATTAGTGTCATTGAAGGGCTCAAAGAATTAACACGACTTCGGATACTGGATCTGAGTTACAATCGCATATCTCGTATAGGACACGGTActgttttgaaaacttaaaatgtgtttaaattcTATATTGTTGGACTTGGTTGATGGTAGAAGGAGGAGAAGGtgtaaattttatcaatttctgATTGAATGCGTGCATTTGTTTAACTGTGCATCAGGGTTGTCAAACTGTACGATTATCAAGGAACTCTATCTTGCTGGCAACAAGATTAGTGATGTTGAGGGACTGCATCGAATCTTGAAGCTGACAGTTCTCGACCTAAGCTTTAACAAGATTTCAACCACCAAGTCCCTGGGCCAACTTGTTGCCAACTATAACACTCTGCAAGCTCTTAATCTGTTGGGGAATCCAATTCAAAGTAATGTGAGCGATGACCAGCTACGCAAGGCAGTTACTGGCCTTCTTCCAAACCTTGTTTATCTAAACAAGCAAGCCATCAAAGCACAGAGAGCTCGAGAAGTTGCAACTGATAGCATTGCCAAAGCTGCACTAGGGAACAGTAGTTGGAGTTCTCGTAGAAGAACAAGGAAAACAAGCCATATACCATCGTCTTCCATTAGTGGGCACAGAAGCACTGCAAGCGTTGCACACAAAGGCAGGCACAGATCAAAAGCGCCAACCGTTCGCCATTCTTCTCTAAAGATATCATCGTCCGCTCTTGCCTCAACAACTCGTTAGACTTGGACCTTCCGCCGCCATACAAAAAAGATATTCATTAGGAAGTGTTTTCTGTTCTGTTTTCCGACTTTTTCTATTGTATCACATTGGATATCCTGTTTTTCCTGTCCATAGAACTACGTTTGTCAATGTTGTTAAGATATTCTCTTTAACCTGAGTGAATTAGTATTCCTTTTCTCAATAGCAAATCGATTTCTTTTGCATTTGGTCCATCTTACCAGAATTTAAAGCACGATGTTGTTAATATTGCAGAAAACAACTTAACACAAATCTCAGATTTGATCAATGATTATAGAATATGTTACTAATCCCACTTTAAATCAACTCAACAGCTTGAGAATCAGCAAATTACTAAGTATTCACTgaagaagatatatattaaactcaTTGGAGAAACAGAAACAGTTCATTCCTGAATCAATATCATTCACCTTCGATACGTGACATCATTCCATTTTCTGCATTTGAGCATATCTACGCAACTTCTCATTGAAAACCACTTGAGGGTCTTTATGAATCAAGTCGCCATTTTCATCGTATGCATCCTTCAAGAAAACAACCCAATTCATTTCTGTCCCAGCCAGATAGAAGGTTCTGGGTTGTTTCAGAAGCATCTGATAAGTATGCTTAGTCAAGCTAAACTCCTCCTTGAACTCCACAATATGATGAATTGAAGCTTTCTTCTCTAATGTCAAGCTCAAGAACTCATGCACCACCCCAACTCTGTACTTCTCTGCTTCCAATGTCCAAAGCTCCAGCTTCGATCCGTCTGAATATGGCGAAACCAATGGGAGTGTATTCAACAAATTTAGCCTCCTCGTATCATCCATAT of the Cucumis sativus cultivar 9930 chromosome 3, Cucumber_9930_V3, whole genome shotgun sequence genome contains:
- the LOC101212929 gene encoding uncharacterized protein LOC101212929; translation: MAKFNCFSGRTGKKKKTKSDLESQKPAELNYLKKTLQVSIHHSEEPFQVGEGKSSTLDVAILYPSENNSKLDVKVTNHESPTVGGAVEAEYEGEDERDDNSIKRNPSDFDLPAQDNCGEEFEFQLLGNHFDKITIEGEGGEGIGVEGEGVDASIQNGHLSDPGIGKAVCWASPKLKRSCSNLETRDVLRDLSHQLPPPKSQSFEKLQELANEMRDYVDPGSPGSTMTHRSADKVMLKKRSSSQILPSRSRRLWWKLFLWSHRNLQKPWTIKATPTSSAFNQQGGYCSDNLEPNRAAGKSMIESPGSFTEESWTNGPCNNKSDDQDQEKLCNGVSGLWPQNQWVAFSAESSSLRRVDEWVKDLQIEPCITIDEVGGDNDEATVFPPSPERTSTHTPRRGETNLTEEILYANSVIQSLNSSSTVAHISGIGLRAIPTISHLSGLRSVNLSGNLILHINPGSLPKGLHTLNLSRNKISVIEGLKELTRLRILDLSYNRISRIGHGLSNCTIIKELYLAGNKISDVEGLHRILKLTVLDLSFNKISTTKSLGQLVANYNTLQALNLLGNPIQSNVSDDQLRKAVTGLLPNLVYLNKQAIKAQRAREVATDSIAKAALGNSSWSSRRRTRKTSHIPSSSISGHRSTASVAHKGRHRSKAPTVRHSSLKISSSALASTTR